The sequence below is a genomic window from Thalassobaculum sp. OXR-137.
GCGCGGCCGAGCTACCTGTCGCTCGCCCGCTCGGCCATCGACCGCATCGTCGGCAACGAGTTGGCCATGCAGAACAAGGTCAACCTGTCGATCCAGATGCCGAACGACGTGACCTCGGTCCTGCCGGTCCATGCCGACCCCTGGTCGGCCGAGACGCCCTACGAGGTGGTGGAGTGGCTCCCGCTGGTCGATGTCTACGACACCAAGGCGATGTTCATCCTGCCGCCGGAGCACAACCGCACGGTCCGCGAGGCGATGAGCGACCTGCCGGACGGCGGCAAATCCCTCGACCTGTTCAATATGTACGAGGACAAGTTCCGCTGGATCCCGGTGTCCTACGGTCAGGTGCTGGTATTCTCGCCGCTGCTGCTGCACGGCAACGTCATGAACGAGGTTCCCGAGACCCGGTGGTCGCTGAACGCGCGGGTGACCGGCCTGTTCACGCCCTATACCAGCGACGAGAAATGCCTGGGCAGGTTCTACTCGCCTGCTACGGTGAAGATCATGAGCCGGATCGGCATGAATTTCCGCACGCCCACCGGCTTCGACGGGTAAGGCGGCCATGACCCGGGCCAAGACGGACGTGCTCCAGGGCTACGTGACGCACCAGAGCTTCAAGGGGCTGCGGATCCCCGCGAATGTGCAGAACCTGGTGATGCGGGACTATGCCAGGAGCCGGGACAAGACCTTCCGGCTGTCCCGCGGCGAGTACTTCTTCGACGGCTGCTACGTCCAACTCTTCGCCATGCTGCGGGATCTCGACCAGATGGACGGGATCATCCTGTGCAGCCTCTTCATGCTGCCGGCCAATGCGGACCGGCGGCGCGAGGTCTTCGACATGCTGCTCGCCGCCGGCGGCGAGATGCATTGCGTGTTCGAATCCCTGGTGATCCGGGACGAGACCGGGGTGGCCGAACTGGAGGAACTGTTCCTTCTGAACGACGCGCTCGACAAGGCACCGCGGGAGATAGACCGGTCGATTCTTCCGCCGCTGAACGGAATCGACAGTTTTACCTGACCTACCCGCGCGGCGGTTTGGCCGTCCTGTTGGACAGTAGCGGGGTCGGCTTGATATTGTTGCCACTTCAGTGAATCCCCTGCCGTGTGGTATGGGAAGGCAGGCGTCCGAGAAACGGATGCGACTATCCAAAAGGATGGGTCCACGGTGCAGAACGACCACACCATCAAGCGAGTCCTCGTGACCGGCGGCGCCGGATATGTCGGCTCGGTGCTGACGCCCAAGCTGCTCGAGGCGGGCTACGACGTCGTCGTCTTCGACATCCAGTATTTCGGCGACGACACGCTGCCGCTTTCCAATCCGAAGCTGACCTCGGTCAAGGGCGACCTGCGCGACACTCCTGCCTTCGCCGAGGCTGTCGCGGGCTGCGATGCGGTCATCCACCTTGCGTGTATTTCCAACGACCCGTCCTTCGTGCTCGACCCGACCCTGTCGAAGTCGATCAACTACGACTGTTTCGAGCCGATGGTCGTCGCGGCGAAGGCGGCGGGGGTGAAGCGCTTCATCTATGCCTCGACCAGTTCGGTCTACGGCGTGTCCGAGGCGCCCGACGTCACCGAGGACCATCCGCTGGTTCCGCTGACCGACTACAACAAGTTCAAGGGCATGTGCGAGCCGCTGCTGTGGAAGCACAATGACGAGGATTTCGTCGCCGTCACGATCCGCCCGGCGACGGTCTGCGGCTACGCGCCCCGCATGCGCCTCGACCTGTCGGTCAACATCCTGACCAACCATGCGGTCAATAACGGCAAGATCACCGTCTTCGGCGGCAGCCAGCTGCGGCCGAACATCCATATCGAGGACGTCTGCCGACTCTATGTGGACCTGCTGAGCCACGACGCGGCGAAGATCAACGGGGAGACCTTCAACGCCGGCTACCAGAACATGGCGATCTCCGAGATCGCCGAGGTGGTGAAGAAGGTCGTGGAGGAGCAGATGCCGGAGCGGGCGCCGATCGATATCGTCACCACGCCCAGCGACGATCTGCGCTCCTACCACGTCAATTCCGACAAGATCCGCAACGCGCTGGGCTTCGTGCCGCGGCTCTCGGTCGAGGATGCCGTCCGCGGCCTGGTACAGGCGTTCCGCGACGGCAAGCTTCCGAACCCGATGACCGACGACCGGTATTTCAACGTCAAGACCATGCAGAAACTGACCGCCGCCTGAGCGACGGAAGCAGGAAGGCGGGCCGCCCGATGTCCCACGCCGAGACGTATCTCGCCCAGGCGGCGGAGATCTGCCGCAGCCTCGATCCGGCGGAGATGGAGGCGATGGTCGCCGCCCTGGTCGCCCTGCGGGAGCGCGGCGGCCGGCTGTTCATCCTCGGCGTCGGCGGCTCGGCGGCCAATTGCGGCCATGCGGTGAACGACTTCCGCAAGCTCTGCGGTATCGAGGCCTATGCGCCGACCGACAACGTCGCCGAGCTGACCGCCCGCACCAACGACGAGGGCTGGGAGAGCGTGTTCGCCGGCTGGCTCCAGGTGTCGCGCGCCGGCGCCCGCGATGCGGTCCTGGTCTTCTCCGTCGGCGGCGGATCGCGGGAACGCAATGTCAGCCCGAACCTGGTC
It includes:
- a CDS encoding sporadic carbohydrate cluster 2OG-Fe(II) oxygenase: MVLIESFVDPQEAEIAEAFMADGYVIIDVDDRERLDAFRREIVSLVCRHLDCSLPDDDGAFLNGIHRQVAVADVNALRLFVFEQLNRTAWARPSYLSLARSAIDRIVGNELAMQNKVNLSIQMPNDVTSVLPVHADPWSAETPYEVVEWLPLVDVYDTKAMFILPPEHNRTVREAMSDLPDGGKSLDLFNMYEDKFRWIPVSYGQVLVFSPLLLHGNVMNEVPETRWSLNARVTGLFTPYTSDEKCLGRFYSPATVKIMSRIGMNFRTPTGFDG
- a CDS encoding LIC12192 family sporadic carbohydrate cluster protein, yielding MTRAKTDVLQGYVTHQSFKGLRIPANVQNLVMRDYARSRDKTFRLSRGEYFFDGCYVQLFAMLRDLDQMDGIILCSLFMLPANADRRREVFDMLLAAGGEMHCVFESLVIRDETGVAELEELFLLNDALDKAPREIDRSILPPLNGIDSFT
- a CDS encoding SDR family oxidoreductase, which translates into the protein MQNDHTIKRVLVTGGAGYVGSVLTPKLLEAGYDVVVFDIQYFGDDTLPLSNPKLTSVKGDLRDTPAFAEAVAGCDAVIHLACISNDPSFVLDPTLSKSINYDCFEPMVVAAKAAGVKRFIYASTSSVYGVSEAPDVTEDHPLVPLTDYNKFKGMCEPLLWKHNDEDFVAVTIRPATVCGYAPRMRLDLSVNILTNHAVNNGKITVFGGSQLRPNIHIEDVCRLYVDLLSHDAAKINGETFNAGYQNMAISEIAEVVKKVVEEQMPERAPIDIVTTPSDDLRSYHVNSDKIRNALGFVPRLSVEDAVRGLVQAFRDGKLPNPMTDDRYFNVKTMQKLTAA
- a CDS encoding SIS domain-containing protein, with the protein product MSHAETYLAQAAEICRSLDPAEMEAMVAALVALRERGGRLFILGVGGSAANCGHAVNDFRKLCGIEAYAPTDNVAELTARTNDEGWESVFAGWLQVSRAGARDAVLVFSVGGGSRERNVSPNLVLALEYAKRQGMTVLGVVGRDGGYTKQVGDHVIVVPVVDPAHITPHSEAFQAVIWHGLVCHPDLMAHANKWEGLAGAVP